The following coding sequences lie in one Tachysurus fulvidraco isolate hzauxx_2018 chromosome 19, HZAU_PFXX_2.0, whole genome shotgun sequence genomic window:
- the agbl5 gene encoding cytosolic carboxypeptidase-like protein 5 isoform X1: MEARFGNVVFSSRFDSGNLGRVEKVEVPERDAEKSSFSHLDYEFNVWTKPDCADTEFENGNRSWFYFSVRGVQPGKLLKINVMNMNKQSKLYSQGMAPFVRTFPVKMRWERVRERPMFEMSENQFTLSFMHRVLEGRGVITYFAFCYPFSYTECQDMLLQLDQRLLSHSHTLGPCSPADSLYYHRELLCYTLDGHRVDLLTVTSCHGMLEEREPRLEKLFPDHSTPRPHRFAGKRVFFISSRVHPGETPSSYVFNGFLNFILNQEDPRAQMLCRLFVFKLIPMLNPDGVVRGHYRTDSRGVNLNRQYMNPSAELHPSIYGAKSILLYHHRHNRLKPSSPSALKLSNQSNTTATPLLTTPLELEHYLNCRNDVERLEGPTLDLSQIPMQMDESWESKGRVKGKFGQGDENDSTPSRSDACVSNLTPTEQIPPQESGVAYYIDLHGHASKRGCFMYGNNLPDENQQVENLMYPKLISLNSAHFDFLGCNFSEKNMYARDKRDGQSKEGSGRVAIHKAIGVVHSYTLECNYNTGRSVNTIPPACHDNGRATPPPPPAFPPKYTPEVYEQVGRAVAIAALDMAECNPWPRLVLSEHSNLVNLRASLLKHVRNSKGLVSNSRKNVNKAPGPPKCAGLSSSVSENSLSRSRSHGTRNGSIPGNKQTSPQLKSSPSFTFGWSSSGNTPSTHRPAHKALGPVRVCHPGASHISVLVESKALEKRRQHQLGQRLSLHCPSNSQAVPARPPLSPSSSSSSSSSSSSPSSSLGAGSASCSINTAGNTDARSQPALQRKDRSTWTGSGIMIDGPGSIQSFPALQTTSLSQISLKEPSVNSISSIECKRLHGFRSELHFRPSRIPVLKTELSYRPLPHLSCYDSPTIRAWKLVKPSLKKHLTDHTALHLVAKALLRNPSRSSEDKTDTTTKQDDNPEAAQSELWPVTSSVSQSTET; the protein is encoded by the exons ATCATGGTTCTACTTCAGCGTACGTGGTGTGCAGCCGGGTAAACTGCTGAAGATCAATGTGATGAACATGAATAAGCAGAGTAAGCTCTACTCTCAAGGCATGGCTCCATTTGTGCGCACCTTTCCTGTGAAAATGCGCTGGGAAAGAGTGCGGGAGAGACCGATGTTCGAG atGTCAGAGAATCAGTTCACTTTGTCGTTCATGCATCGAGTGCTGGAAGGGCGAGGAGTCATCACATACTTCGCTTTCTGCTATCCGTTCTCCTACACCGAGTGCCAGGACATGCTTTTGCAGCTAGACCAGAGACTGCTCAGCCATTCTCACACACTAGGGCcttgcag CCCGGCAGACAGTCTGTATTATCACCGTGAGTTGCTGTGTTACACTCTGGATGGGCACAGAGTAGACCTGCTGACTGTGACCTCCTGCCATGGCATGCTGGAGGAGAGAGAACCCAGACTGGAGAAACTCTTTCCTGACCACAGCACACCACGACCACACCGCTTTGCTGGCAAACGG gtgtttttCATCAGCAGCAGGGTGCACCCCGGGGAGACGCCCTCCAGCTATGTTTTTAATGGCTTCCTGAACTTCATTCTGAATCAGGAAGACCCACGGGCACAAATGCTGTGCCGGTTGTTTGTCTTTAAGCTCATTCCCATGCTCAATCCTGATGGAGTTGTCAGAGGTCACTACAG GACGGACTCACGTGGTGTCAATCTTAACCGACAGTATATGAACCCGAGTGCTGAGCTTCACCCCTCCATCTACGGAGCCAAATCCATCCTCCTCTACCATCACCGGCACAACCGCCTTAAACCCAGCTCTCCCTCGGCACTTAAACTCTCCAACCAGTCCAACACCACCGCCACCCCACTCCTCACCACGCCTCTTGAACTTGAACACTACCTCAACTGCCGCAACGATGTGGAGCGATTGGAGGGCCCAACTCTTGACCTCTCGCAGATACCCATGCAAATGGATGAGAGTTGGGAGAGTAAAGGCAGAGTGAAGGGCAAGTTTGGACAAGGCGATGAGAATGACTCGACTCCAAGCCGGAGTGACGCATGCGTCTCTAACCTCACCCCAACCGAGCAGATCCCACCACAGGAAAGCGGAGTGGCCTATTACATAGATCTACATGGCCACGCCTCCAAAAGAGGATGCTTTATGTATGGCAACAATCTGCCTGATGAGAATCAGCAA GTGGAGAACCTGATGTATCCAAAGCTGATCTCGTTGAACTCGGCCCATTTTGACTTCCTTGGCTGTAATTTCTCAGAGAAGAACATGTATGCACGTGACAAGCGTGATGGTCAGTCTAAAGAGGGCAGCGGCAGAGTCGCCATACACAAGGCTATTGGAGTAGTTCACAG TTACACCTTGGAGTGTAACTATAACACAGGCCGTTCAGTCAACACCATTCCACCCGCCTGCCATGACAACGGCCGTgccactcctcctcctcctcctgccttCCCTCCCAAATACACACCTGAAGTGTACGAACAG GTCGGCCGTGCAGTTGCTATAGCAGCGCTGGACATGGCTGAATGTAACCCATGGCCGAGGCTCGTCCTGTCCGAGCACAGCAACCTGGTGAACCTACGAGCATCACTGCTCAAACATGTGCGCAACAGCAAAGGCCTGGTCTCCAACAGCCGCAAGAATGTAAACAAGGCTCCCGGCCCTCCGAAATGCGC AGGCCTGAGCAGCTCTGTTTCGGAGAATTCCCTTAGCCGGAGTCGCAGCCATGGCACGCGGAACGGCAGCATCCCTGGCAACAAGCAGACATCTCCACAGCTGAAGAGTTCCCCTAGCTTTACGTTTGGCTGGAGCAGTTCTGGAAACACCCCCAGCACACATAGACCTGCCCACAAAGCCTTGGGGCCAGTCAGAG tgtgtcacCCAGGTGCATCTCATATATCTGTCCTCGTAGAGTCGAAAGCTCTGGAGAAGAGGCGCCAACACCAACTCGGGCAACGCCTCTCACTCCACTGTCCCAGCAACAGCCAAGCCGTCCCAGCACGTCCCCCGCTCTccccttcctcctcttcctcctcctcctcctcttcctcctccccctcctcctccttggGGGCGGGGTCAGCCTCTTGTTCCATCAATACGGCAG GAAACACAGATGCTCGTTCTCAGCCAGCGTTACAGAGAAAAGATCGTTCTACATGGACTGGGAGTGGCATCATGATTGACGGTCCAGGATCCATTCAGTCATTTCCTGCACTACAGACGACGAGCTTGTCACAG atCTCTCTAAAGGAGCCCTCTGTAAACAGTATCTCATCCATTGAGTGTAAACG TCTCCACGGTTTCAGGAGCGAGCTGCATTTCCGACCGAGTCGAATCCCGGTGCTTAAAACAGAGCTTTCCTATCGTCCTCTACCTCATTTATCGTGCTATGACAGTCCTACTATAAGAGCCTGGAAGCTCGTCAAACCCAGTCTCAAAAAACATCTAACAG ATCATACCGCGCTGCACCTGGTGGCAAAAGCTCTGCTGAGAAACCCTTCCCGAAGCTCTGAGGACAAGACAGACACCACAACTAAACAg GATGACAATCCAGAAGCAGCACAATCGGAGCTTTGGCCTGTAACTAGCAGCGTTTCCCAGAGCACAGAGACCTGA
- the agbl5 gene encoding cytosolic carboxypeptidase-like protein 5 isoform X3, translating to MEARFGNVVFSSRFDSGNLGRVEKVEVPERDAEKSSFSHLDYEFNVWTKPDCADTEFENGNRSWFYFSVRGVQPGKLLKINVMNMNKQSKLYSQGMAPFVRTFPVKMRWERVRERPMFEMSENQFTLSFMHRVLEGRGVITYFAFCYPFSYTECQDMLLQLDQRLLSHSHTLGPCSPADSLYYHRELLCYTLDGHRVDLLTVTSCHGMLEEREPRLEKLFPDHSTPRPHRFAGKRVFFISSRVHPGETPSSYVFNGFLNFILNQEDPRAQMLCRLFVFKLIPMLNPDGVVRGHYRTDSRGVNLNRQYMNPSAELHPSIYGAKSILLYHHRHNRLKPSSPSALKLSNQSNTTATPLLTTPLELEHYLNCRNDVERLEGPTLDLSQIPMQMDESWESKGRVKGKFGQGDENDSTPSRSDACVSNLTPTEQIPPQESGVAYYIDLHGHASKRGCFMYGNNLPDENQQVENLMYPKLISLNSAHFDFLGCNFSEKNMYARDKRDGQSKEGSGRVAIHKAIGVVHSYTLECNYNTGRSVNTIPPACHDNGRATPPPPPAFPPKYTPEVYEQVGRAVAIAALDMAECNPWPRLVLSEHSNLVNLRASLLKHVRNSKGLVSNSRKNVNKAPGPPKCAGLSSSVSENSLSRSRSHGTRNGSIPGNKQTSPQLKSSPSFTFGWSSSGNTPSTHRPAHKALGPVRGNTDARSQPALQRKDRSTWTGSGIMIDGPGSIQSFPALQTTSLSQISLKEPSVNSISSIECKRLHGFRSELHFRPSRIPVLKTELSYRPLPHLSCYDSPTIRAWKLVKPSLKKHLTDHTALHLVAKALLRNPSRSSEDKTDTTTKQDDNPEAAQSELWPVTSSVSQSTET from the exons ATCATGGTTCTACTTCAGCGTACGTGGTGTGCAGCCGGGTAAACTGCTGAAGATCAATGTGATGAACATGAATAAGCAGAGTAAGCTCTACTCTCAAGGCATGGCTCCATTTGTGCGCACCTTTCCTGTGAAAATGCGCTGGGAAAGAGTGCGGGAGAGACCGATGTTCGAG atGTCAGAGAATCAGTTCACTTTGTCGTTCATGCATCGAGTGCTGGAAGGGCGAGGAGTCATCACATACTTCGCTTTCTGCTATCCGTTCTCCTACACCGAGTGCCAGGACATGCTTTTGCAGCTAGACCAGAGACTGCTCAGCCATTCTCACACACTAGGGCcttgcag CCCGGCAGACAGTCTGTATTATCACCGTGAGTTGCTGTGTTACACTCTGGATGGGCACAGAGTAGACCTGCTGACTGTGACCTCCTGCCATGGCATGCTGGAGGAGAGAGAACCCAGACTGGAGAAACTCTTTCCTGACCACAGCACACCACGACCACACCGCTTTGCTGGCAAACGG gtgtttttCATCAGCAGCAGGGTGCACCCCGGGGAGACGCCCTCCAGCTATGTTTTTAATGGCTTCCTGAACTTCATTCTGAATCAGGAAGACCCACGGGCACAAATGCTGTGCCGGTTGTTTGTCTTTAAGCTCATTCCCATGCTCAATCCTGATGGAGTTGTCAGAGGTCACTACAG GACGGACTCACGTGGTGTCAATCTTAACCGACAGTATATGAACCCGAGTGCTGAGCTTCACCCCTCCATCTACGGAGCCAAATCCATCCTCCTCTACCATCACCGGCACAACCGCCTTAAACCCAGCTCTCCCTCGGCACTTAAACTCTCCAACCAGTCCAACACCACCGCCACCCCACTCCTCACCACGCCTCTTGAACTTGAACACTACCTCAACTGCCGCAACGATGTGGAGCGATTGGAGGGCCCAACTCTTGACCTCTCGCAGATACCCATGCAAATGGATGAGAGTTGGGAGAGTAAAGGCAGAGTGAAGGGCAAGTTTGGACAAGGCGATGAGAATGACTCGACTCCAAGCCGGAGTGACGCATGCGTCTCTAACCTCACCCCAACCGAGCAGATCCCACCACAGGAAAGCGGAGTGGCCTATTACATAGATCTACATGGCCACGCCTCCAAAAGAGGATGCTTTATGTATGGCAACAATCTGCCTGATGAGAATCAGCAA GTGGAGAACCTGATGTATCCAAAGCTGATCTCGTTGAACTCGGCCCATTTTGACTTCCTTGGCTGTAATTTCTCAGAGAAGAACATGTATGCACGTGACAAGCGTGATGGTCAGTCTAAAGAGGGCAGCGGCAGAGTCGCCATACACAAGGCTATTGGAGTAGTTCACAG TTACACCTTGGAGTGTAACTATAACACAGGCCGTTCAGTCAACACCATTCCACCCGCCTGCCATGACAACGGCCGTgccactcctcctcctcctcctgccttCCCTCCCAAATACACACCTGAAGTGTACGAACAG GTCGGCCGTGCAGTTGCTATAGCAGCGCTGGACATGGCTGAATGTAACCCATGGCCGAGGCTCGTCCTGTCCGAGCACAGCAACCTGGTGAACCTACGAGCATCACTGCTCAAACATGTGCGCAACAGCAAAGGCCTGGTCTCCAACAGCCGCAAGAATGTAAACAAGGCTCCCGGCCCTCCGAAATGCGC AGGCCTGAGCAGCTCTGTTTCGGAGAATTCCCTTAGCCGGAGTCGCAGCCATGGCACGCGGAACGGCAGCATCCCTGGCAACAAGCAGACATCTCCACAGCTGAAGAGTTCCCCTAGCTTTACGTTTGGCTGGAGCAGTTCTGGAAACACCCCCAGCACACATAGACCTGCCCACAAAGCCTTGGGGCCAGTCAGAG GAAACACAGATGCTCGTTCTCAGCCAGCGTTACAGAGAAAAGATCGTTCTACATGGACTGGGAGTGGCATCATGATTGACGGTCCAGGATCCATTCAGTCATTTCCTGCACTACAGACGACGAGCTTGTCACAG atCTCTCTAAAGGAGCCCTCTGTAAACAGTATCTCATCCATTGAGTGTAAACG TCTCCACGGTTTCAGGAGCGAGCTGCATTTCCGACCGAGTCGAATCCCGGTGCTTAAAACAGAGCTTTCCTATCGTCCTCTACCTCATTTATCGTGCTATGACAGTCCTACTATAAGAGCCTGGAAGCTCGTCAAACCCAGTCTCAAAAAACATCTAACAG ATCATACCGCGCTGCACCTGGTGGCAAAAGCTCTGCTGAGAAACCCTTCCCGAAGCTCTGAGGACAAGACAGACACCACAACTAAACAg GATGACAATCCAGAAGCAGCACAATCGGAGCTTTGGCCTGTAACTAGCAGCGTTTCCCAGAGCACAGAGACCTGA
- the agbl5 gene encoding cytosolic carboxypeptidase-like protein 5 isoform X2: protein MEARFGNVVFSSRFDSGNLGRVEKVEVPERDAEKSSFSHLDYEFNVWTKPDCADTEFENGNRSWFYFSVRGVQPGKLLKINVMNMNKQSKLYSQGMAPFVRTFPVKMRWERVRERPMFEMSENQFTLSFMHRVLEGRGVITYFAFCYPFSYTECQDMLLQLDQRLLSHSHTLGPCSPADSLYYHRELLCYTLDGHRVDLLTVTSCHGMLEEREPRLEKLFPDHSTPRPHRFAGKRVFFISSRVHPGETPSSYVFNGFLNFILNQEDPRAQMLCRLFVFKLIPMLNPDGVVRGHYRTDSRGVNLNRQYMNPSAELHPSIYGAKSILLYHHRHNRLKPSSPSALKLSNQSNTTATPLLTTPLELEHYLNCRNDVERLEGPTLDLSQIPMQMDESWESKGRVKGKFGQGDENDSTPSRSDACVSNLTPTEQIPPQESGVAYYIDLHGHASKRGCFMYGNNLPDENQQVENLMYPKLISLNSAHFDFLGCNFSEKNMYARDKRDGQSKEGSGRVAIHKAIGVVHSYTLECNYNTGRSVNTIPPACHDNGRATPPPPPAFPPKYTPEVYEQVGRAVAIAALDMAECNPWPRLVLSEHSNLVNLRASLLKHVRNSKGLVSNSRKNVNKAPGPPKCAGLSSSVSENSLSRSRSHGTRNGSIPGNKQTSPQLKSSPSFTFGWSSSGNTPSTHRPAHKALGPVRESKALEKRRQHQLGQRLSLHCPSNSQAVPARPPLSPSSSSSSSSSSSSPSSSLGAGSASCSINTAGNTDARSQPALQRKDRSTWTGSGIMIDGPGSIQSFPALQTTSLSQISLKEPSVNSISSIECKRLHGFRSELHFRPSRIPVLKTELSYRPLPHLSCYDSPTIRAWKLVKPSLKKHLTDHTALHLVAKALLRNPSRSSEDKTDTTTKQDDNPEAAQSELWPVTSSVSQSTET from the exons ATCATGGTTCTACTTCAGCGTACGTGGTGTGCAGCCGGGTAAACTGCTGAAGATCAATGTGATGAACATGAATAAGCAGAGTAAGCTCTACTCTCAAGGCATGGCTCCATTTGTGCGCACCTTTCCTGTGAAAATGCGCTGGGAAAGAGTGCGGGAGAGACCGATGTTCGAG atGTCAGAGAATCAGTTCACTTTGTCGTTCATGCATCGAGTGCTGGAAGGGCGAGGAGTCATCACATACTTCGCTTTCTGCTATCCGTTCTCCTACACCGAGTGCCAGGACATGCTTTTGCAGCTAGACCAGAGACTGCTCAGCCATTCTCACACACTAGGGCcttgcag CCCGGCAGACAGTCTGTATTATCACCGTGAGTTGCTGTGTTACACTCTGGATGGGCACAGAGTAGACCTGCTGACTGTGACCTCCTGCCATGGCATGCTGGAGGAGAGAGAACCCAGACTGGAGAAACTCTTTCCTGACCACAGCACACCACGACCACACCGCTTTGCTGGCAAACGG gtgtttttCATCAGCAGCAGGGTGCACCCCGGGGAGACGCCCTCCAGCTATGTTTTTAATGGCTTCCTGAACTTCATTCTGAATCAGGAAGACCCACGGGCACAAATGCTGTGCCGGTTGTTTGTCTTTAAGCTCATTCCCATGCTCAATCCTGATGGAGTTGTCAGAGGTCACTACAG GACGGACTCACGTGGTGTCAATCTTAACCGACAGTATATGAACCCGAGTGCTGAGCTTCACCCCTCCATCTACGGAGCCAAATCCATCCTCCTCTACCATCACCGGCACAACCGCCTTAAACCCAGCTCTCCCTCGGCACTTAAACTCTCCAACCAGTCCAACACCACCGCCACCCCACTCCTCACCACGCCTCTTGAACTTGAACACTACCTCAACTGCCGCAACGATGTGGAGCGATTGGAGGGCCCAACTCTTGACCTCTCGCAGATACCCATGCAAATGGATGAGAGTTGGGAGAGTAAAGGCAGAGTGAAGGGCAAGTTTGGACAAGGCGATGAGAATGACTCGACTCCAAGCCGGAGTGACGCATGCGTCTCTAACCTCACCCCAACCGAGCAGATCCCACCACAGGAAAGCGGAGTGGCCTATTACATAGATCTACATGGCCACGCCTCCAAAAGAGGATGCTTTATGTATGGCAACAATCTGCCTGATGAGAATCAGCAA GTGGAGAACCTGATGTATCCAAAGCTGATCTCGTTGAACTCGGCCCATTTTGACTTCCTTGGCTGTAATTTCTCAGAGAAGAACATGTATGCACGTGACAAGCGTGATGGTCAGTCTAAAGAGGGCAGCGGCAGAGTCGCCATACACAAGGCTATTGGAGTAGTTCACAG TTACACCTTGGAGTGTAACTATAACACAGGCCGTTCAGTCAACACCATTCCACCCGCCTGCCATGACAACGGCCGTgccactcctcctcctcctcctgccttCCCTCCCAAATACACACCTGAAGTGTACGAACAG GTCGGCCGTGCAGTTGCTATAGCAGCGCTGGACATGGCTGAATGTAACCCATGGCCGAGGCTCGTCCTGTCCGAGCACAGCAACCTGGTGAACCTACGAGCATCACTGCTCAAACATGTGCGCAACAGCAAAGGCCTGGTCTCCAACAGCCGCAAGAATGTAAACAAGGCTCCCGGCCCTCCGAAATGCGC AGGCCTGAGCAGCTCTGTTTCGGAGAATTCCCTTAGCCGGAGTCGCAGCCATGGCACGCGGAACGGCAGCATCCCTGGCAACAAGCAGACATCTCCACAGCTGAAGAGTTCCCCTAGCTTTACGTTTGGCTGGAGCAGTTCTGGAAACACCCCCAGCACACATAGACCTGCCCACAAAGCCTTGGGGCCAGTCAGAG AGTCGAAAGCTCTGGAGAAGAGGCGCCAACACCAACTCGGGCAACGCCTCTCACTCCACTGTCCCAGCAACAGCCAAGCCGTCCCAGCACGTCCCCCGCTCTccccttcctcctcttcctcctcctcctcctcttcctcctccccctcctcctccttggGGGCGGGGTCAGCCTCTTGTTCCATCAATACGGCAG GAAACACAGATGCTCGTTCTCAGCCAGCGTTACAGAGAAAAGATCGTTCTACATGGACTGGGAGTGGCATCATGATTGACGGTCCAGGATCCATTCAGTCATTTCCTGCACTACAGACGACGAGCTTGTCACAG atCTCTCTAAAGGAGCCCTCTGTAAACAGTATCTCATCCATTGAGTGTAAACG TCTCCACGGTTTCAGGAGCGAGCTGCATTTCCGACCGAGTCGAATCCCGGTGCTTAAAACAGAGCTTTCCTATCGTCCTCTACCTCATTTATCGTGCTATGACAGTCCTACTATAAGAGCCTGGAAGCTCGTCAAACCCAGTCTCAAAAAACATCTAACAG ATCATACCGCGCTGCACCTGGTGGCAAAAGCTCTGCTGAGAAACCCTTCCCGAAGCTCTGAGGACAAGACAGACACCACAACTAAACAg GATGACAATCCAGAAGCAGCACAATCGGAGCTTTGGCCTGTAACTAGCAGCGTTTCCCAGAGCACAGAGACCTGA
- the ost4 gene encoding dolichyl-diphosphooligosaccharide--protein glycosyltransferase subunit 4, with protein sequence MVTDVQLAIFANMLGVSLFLLVVLYHYVAVNNPKKLE encoded by the coding sequence ATGGTGACAGACGTACAGCTTGCCATTTTTGCCAACATGCTGGGAGTGTCACTGTTCCTGCTGGTGGTGCTCTATCACTACGTGGCTGTCAACAACCCTAAGAAGCTGGAATGA